One Oncorhynchus keta strain PuntledgeMale-10-30-2019 chromosome 22, Oket_V2, whole genome shotgun sequence DNA window includes the following coding sequences:
- the LOC118401192 gene encoding tripartite motif-containing protein 16-like: protein MAEAMDSVSCSICLEILKDPVTIPCGHSYCIGCIKGYWDQEDQKLVCSCPQCRQTFNPRPFLNRNTVMAEMVKTLTEKNTKKKKKKKTKLQTAPPAHCYAGPGDVECDVCTGTKLKAVKFCLVCLASYCETHLQPHYESPAFKKHKMVKASTQVQEKICSHHDKLLEVYCRTDQQCICHLCMLDQHKGHDTVSAAAEIAEKQRQLGEKSKQRIKEREKEMLEVRQAVKSFKHSTQAAVESSEKIFNELIRSIERRRTEVKELIRAQEKANVSRAEGLLKQLEQEVAELKRREAELEQLSHTEDHIHFLQSFQSFCVPPGSEALPSITINHHVSFEDVMNSVSELRNRLEDICAGEIIMLSVQMSGLHIVPPPVPRTREEFLKYYYQLTLDPNTPTQRLYLSEENTKVAYSRERQIIRPHNPERFQMWHQVLCKEGLSGACYWEVEWSGMVTIAVSYKGIKRHGGTECWFGNNDKSWCLVCYSNGCSIRHNMAPFESLLGFKRDFDKDFTKEIKIPVAPSSRVGVYLDHSAGTLSFYSVSDTMTLLHRVQTTFTEPLYPGFYCNCDSSVKIIPLP from the exons ATGGCAGAAGCCATGGACTCGGTCAGTTGTTCGATCTGTTTAGAGATACTAAAAGATCCAGTGACTATTCCCTGTGGACACAGCTACTGTATTGGATGTATTAAAGGCTACTGGGATCAGGAAGATCAGAAGCTTGTCTGCAGCTGCCCCCAGTGCAGACAGACCTTCAACCCAAGGCCTTTTCTGAACAGAAACACAGTTATGGCTGAAATGGTGAAGACACTGACAGAAAAAAATactaaaaagaagaagaagaagaagacaaaaCTCCAAACTGCTCCTCCTGCTCACTGTTATGCTGGACCTGGAGATGTTGAGTGTGACGTCTGCACTGGGACAAAATTAAAAGCTGTCAAGTTCTGTCTGGTGTGTCTGGCCTCTTACTGTGAGACACACCTCCAGCCTCACTATGAATCTCCTGCCTTTAAGAAGCACAAGATGGTCAAGGCCTCCACACAAGTCCAGGAGAAGATCTGCTCTCATCATGACAAACTACTGGAGGTTTACTGCCGGACAGATCAGCAATGTATCTGTCATCTGTGTATGTTGGATCAACATAAGGGCCATGATACAGTCTCTGCTGCAGCCGAAATAGCTGAAAAACAA AGGCAGTTGGGGGAGAAATCTAAGCAGAGaatcaaggagagagagaaggagatgctggAGGTGAGACAGGCTGTGAAGTCATTCAAG CACTCTACACAGGCAGCAGTTGAGAGTAGTGAGAAGATCTTTAATGAACTGATCCGCTCCATTGAGAGAAGGCGCACTGAGGTGAAGGAGCTTATCAGAGCCCAGGAGAAGGCTAATGTGAGTCGGGCTGAAGGACTCCTGAAGCAGCTGGAGCAGGAGGTGgctgagctgaagaggagagaggctgagCTGGAGCAGCTTTCACACACAGAGGATCACATCCATTTCCTCCAG AGTTTCCAGTCTTTCTGTGTCCCTCCTGGGTCTGAGGCCTTACCCAGCATCACTATCAACCATCACGTCTCCTTTGAGGATGTTATGAACTCTGTCTCTGAGCTGAGAAACCGACTTGAAGATATCTGCGCTGGAGAGATAATTATGTTGTCTGTACAAA TGTCAGGACTTCACATTGTCCCACCTCCTGTGCCCAGGACCAGAGAAGAGTTCTTGAAAT ATTATTACCAGCTGACTTTGGATCCCAACACACCAACTCAACGTTTGTATCTGTCTGAAGAGAACACAAAGGTGGCATACAGTCGTGAGCGCCAGATCATACGTCCTCACAATCCAGAAAGATTTCAGATGTGGCACCAGGTGCTGTGTAAAGAGGGTCTGTCTGGGGCCTGCTACtgggaggtagagtggagtgggATGGTTACTATAGCGGTCTCATATAAAGGGATCAAGAGGCACGGTGGAACAGAGTGTTGGTTTGGGAACAATGATAAGTCCTGGTGTTTGGTATGTTATTCAAATGGCTGCTCTATCAGGCACAATATGGCACCATTTGAGTCACTTTTGGGATTTAAAAGGGACTTTGATAAGGACTTTACAAAAGAGATTAAAATCCCTGTCGCGCCCTCCTCCAGAGTAGGAGTGTACCTGGATCACAGTGCAGGAACTCTGTCCTTCTACAGCGTCTCTGACACAATGACCCTCCTCCACAGAGTCCAGACCACATTTACTGAACCCCTTTATCCTGGGTTCTATTGTAATTGTGATTCATCCGTGAAGATAATTCCTTTGCCTTAA